In a genomic window of Gossypium arboreum isolate Shixiya-1 chromosome 7, ASM2569848v2, whole genome shotgun sequence:
- the LOC108456713 gene encoding ribonuclease J-like isoform X1, with protein MAASTALSLCPYILSRRPTPRKRRFSCSVGSTTPIGTRRTNVPRRSPGRLDGARKSMEDSVLRKMEQFYEGTAGPPLRVLPIGGLGEIGMNCMLVGNYDRYILIDAGVMFPDYDELGVQKIIPDTTFIKKWSHKIEAVVITHGHEDHIGALPWVIPALDPHTPIYASSFTMELIKKRLKENGIFVPSRLKVFKMRKRFTAGPFEIEPLRVTHSIPDCCGLVLRCADGTILHTGDWKIDESPLDGNIFDRQFLEDLSKEGVTLMMSDSTNVLSPGRTTSERVVADALLRHISNAKGRIITTQFASNIHRLGSVKAAADLTGRKLVFVGMSLRTYLDAAWKDGKAPIDPSTLVKAEDIDAYAPKDLIIVTTGSQAEPRAALNLASYGSSHSFKLNKEDVILYSAKVIPGNESRVMKMLNRISEIGSTIVMGRNEGLHTSGHGYRGELEEVLKIVKPQHFLPIHGELVFLKEHELLGKSTGIRHTTVIKNGEMLGVSHLRNRKVLSNGFSSLGKENLLLMYSDGDKAFGTSTELCIDERLRIASDGIIVVSMEILRPQKIDGIIENSLKGKIRITTRCLWLDKGKLLDALHKAAHAALSSCPVNCPLAHMERTVSEVLRKMVRKYSGKRPEVIAIALENPAGVLSDELNEKLSGNSNVGFGIPAVRKVMDGHPKRREPNKIKAENDGNLHIENTSEQNLIVGNDVETFLPEEVTTSSSPDHAERHTHSTEDSDEFWKPFIKSSSPIDNLENDNNGFIPIEEHKSELKSDDAASSGDVSELPSSQLKSSKPAKRNKWTSEEVKKLIKMRGELHSRFHVVKGRMALWEEISASLLADGISRSPVQCKSRWASLVQKYEEIRSEKKSHKDWPYFEEMNKILSDDFEAAAT; from the exons ATGGCTGCTTCCACTGCTCTCTCTCTTTGTCCGTACATACTCTCTCGCCGGCCAACCCCAAGAAAGCGTCGCTTTTCTTGCTCCGTCGGCTCCACTACTCCTATAG GTACACGAAGAACTAATGTTCCGCGTAGAAGTCCAGGAAGATTGGATGGGGCTAGAAAAAGTATGGAAGACTCTGTCCTACGCAAGATGGAGCAGTTCTATGAAGGGACTGCTGGTCCACCTCTTCGGGTTCTTCCAATTGGTGGTTTGGGTGAAATTGGAATGAATTGCATGCTTGTTGGGAATTATGATCGCTATATTCTAATTGATGCTGGTGTGATGTTTCCAGA CTATGATGAGCTTGGAGTCCAAAAGATTATACCTGATACAACATTTATTAAGAAATGGAGCCACAAAATTGAAGCAGTAGTGATAACACATGGCCATGAAGATCACATTGGTGCGTTGCCTTGG GTTATCCCAGCATTGGATCCTCACACTCCAATATATGCTTCATCCTTTACCATGGAG CTGATCAAAAAGCGTCTGAAGGAGAATGGGATTTTTGTCCCATCTAGGCTTAAGGTATTTAAAATGAGGAAGAGATTTACGGCCGGGCCATTTGAAATAGAGCCTCTCAGGGTGACACATTCTATTCCCGACTGTTGTGGATTAGTTCTTCGCTGTGCTGATGGTACAATTCTTCACACTGGGGACTGGAAG ATTGATGAGTCACCATTGGATGGGAATATTTTCGACCGGCAGTTTCTAGAGGATCTGTCTAAGGAAGGAGTAACACTG ATGATGAGTGACTCTACTAACGTATTGTCACCCGGAAGGACAACTAGTGAGCGTGTAGTAGCAGATGCATTGTTGAGGCATATATCAAATGCTAAAGGAAGGATTATTACTACCCAGTTTGCGTCAAACATACACCGACTTGGAAGTGTAAAAGCTGCTGCAGATTTAACTGGTAGAAAGCTG GTATTTGTTGGCATGTCATTAAGGACTTACCTAGATGCAGCTTGGAAGGATGGAAAAGCACCAATTGATCCATCAACTCTG GTGAAAGCAGAAGATATTGATGCCTATGCTCCAAAGGATTTGATAATTGTCACAACTGGATCCCAA GCAGAGCCACGGGCAGCCTTGAATCTTGCATCCTATGGAAGTAGTCATTCTTTCAAACTGAACAAGGAAGATGTGATTCTCTATTCAGCTAAG GTAATCCCTGGTAATGAATCTCGGGTAATGAAGATGCTAAACCGTATATCAGAGATTGGATCAACTATAGTGATGGGTAGGAATGAGGGGCTACACACTTCTGGTCATGGCTATCGTGGAGAGTTG GAGGAAGTACTTAAAATTGTGAAGCCGCAGCATTTTTTACCCATACATGGAGAGCTCGTGTTCTTGAAAGAGCATGAGCTACTTGGGAAATCAACCGGCATTCGACACACCACT GTTATAAAGAATGGAGAGATGCTTGGGGTTTCTCATTTGAGGAATAGAAAAGTTCTGTCTAATGGCTTTAGTTCCCTTGGGAAGGAGAATTTACTG TTAATGTACAGTGATGGTGATAAGGCATTTGGCACATCAACTGAACTTTGTATTGATGAGAGACTAAGAATTGCATCTGATGGCATTATAGTGGTCAG CATGGAAATTTTACGCCCCCAAAAGATTGATGGCATAATTGAGAATAGCTTAAAAGGGAAGATAAGAATCACCACACGGTGCTTATGGCTAGACAAGGGTAAGCTTTTAGATGCACTCCATAAAGCTGCTCATGCTGCACTGTCGAGCTGTCCTGTGAATTGCCCCCTAGCTCACATGGAAAGAACTGTTTCTGAGGTATTGAGGAAGATGGTAAGGAAGTACAGCGGTAAGAGGCCTGAAGTCATCGCGATTGCATTGGAGAACCCTGCAGGAGTTCTCTCTGATGAGCTAAATGAAAAGCTGTCTGGCAACTCCAATGTTGGTTTTGGGATACCGGCAGTCAGAAAAGTAATGGATGGACATCCAAAAAGGAGAGAACCAAACAAGATAAAAGCAGAAAATGACGGTAATCTGCATATAGAGAATACTTCAGAACAAAATTTGATAG TTGGCAATGATGTTGAAACGTTCTTACCTGAGGAAGTGACCACTAGTTCAAGTCCTGACCATGCAGAAAGACATACACACAGTACTGAGGATTCTGATGAATTCTGGAAACCATTCATCAAATCATCTTCACCTATTGACAATTTGGAAAATGATAACAATGGGTTTATCCCAATAGAGGAACATAAGTCGGAACTTAAGAGTGATGATGCTGCAAGCAGTGGAGATGTCTCAGAACTGCCCAGCTCTCAACTGAAGTCGTCAAAGCCTGCCAAACGGAACAAATGGACATCTGAAGAGGTCAAGAAGCTAATTAAAATGCGGGGGGAATTACATAGCCGATTTCATGTTGTGAAAGGGAGAATGGCCCTTTGGGAAGAAATATCTGCTAGCCTGTTGGCTGATGGAATTAGTCGAAGTCCTGTGCAGTGTAAATCCAGATGGGCATCTCTGGTTCAGAAATATGAG GAAATCAGGAGTGAGAAGAAAAGCCATAAAGATTGGCCCTATTTTGAggaaatgaataaaattttatctgATGATTTTGAGGCAGCAGCTACATAA
- the LOC108456713 gene encoding ribonuclease J-like isoform X2 → MAMKITLVIPALDPHTPIYASSFTMELIKKRLKENGIFVPSRLKVFKMRKRFTAGPFEIEPLRVTHSIPDCCGLVLRCADGTILHTGDWKIDESPLDGNIFDRQFLEDLSKEGVTLMMSDSTNVLSPGRTTSERVVADALLRHISNAKGRIITTQFASNIHRLGSVKAAADLTGRKLVFVGMSLRTYLDAAWKDGKAPIDPSTLVKAEDIDAYAPKDLIIVTTGSQAEPRAALNLASYGSSHSFKLNKEDVILYSAKVIPGNESRVMKMLNRISEIGSTIVMGRNEGLHTSGHGYRGELEEVLKIVKPQHFLPIHGELVFLKEHELLGKSTGIRHTTVIKNGEMLGVSHLRNRKVLSNGFSSLGKENLLLMYSDGDKAFGTSTELCIDERLRIASDGIIVVSMEILRPQKIDGIIENSLKGKIRITTRCLWLDKGKLLDALHKAAHAALSSCPVNCPLAHMERTVSEVLRKMVRKYSGKRPEVIAIALENPAGVLSDELNEKLSGNSNVGFGIPAVRKVMDGHPKRREPNKIKAENDGNLHIENTSEQNLIVGNDVETFLPEEVTTSSSPDHAERHTHSTEDSDEFWKPFIKSSSPIDNLENDNNGFIPIEEHKSELKSDDAASSGDVSELPSSQLKSSKPAKRNKWTSEEVKKLIKMRGELHSRFHVVKGRMALWEEISASLLADGISRSPVQCKSRWASLVQKYEEIRSEKKSHKDWPYFEEMNKILSDDFEAAAT, encoded by the exons ATGGCCATGAAGATCACATTG GTTATCCCAGCATTGGATCCTCACACTCCAATATATGCTTCATCCTTTACCATGGAG CTGATCAAAAAGCGTCTGAAGGAGAATGGGATTTTTGTCCCATCTAGGCTTAAGGTATTTAAAATGAGGAAGAGATTTACGGCCGGGCCATTTGAAATAGAGCCTCTCAGGGTGACACATTCTATTCCCGACTGTTGTGGATTAGTTCTTCGCTGTGCTGATGGTACAATTCTTCACACTGGGGACTGGAAG ATTGATGAGTCACCATTGGATGGGAATATTTTCGACCGGCAGTTTCTAGAGGATCTGTCTAAGGAAGGAGTAACACTG ATGATGAGTGACTCTACTAACGTATTGTCACCCGGAAGGACAACTAGTGAGCGTGTAGTAGCAGATGCATTGTTGAGGCATATATCAAATGCTAAAGGAAGGATTATTACTACCCAGTTTGCGTCAAACATACACCGACTTGGAAGTGTAAAAGCTGCTGCAGATTTAACTGGTAGAAAGCTG GTATTTGTTGGCATGTCATTAAGGACTTACCTAGATGCAGCTTGGAAGGATGGAAAAGCACCAATTGATCCATCAACTCTG GTGAAAGCAGAAGATATTGATGCCTATGCTCCAAAGGATTTGATAATTGTCACAACTGGATCCCAA GCAGAGCCACGGGCAGCCTTGAATCTTGCATCCTATGGAAGTAGTCATTCTTTCAAACTGAACAAGGAAGATGTGATTCTCTATTCAGCTAAG GTAATCCCTGGTAATGAATCTCGGGTAATGAAGATGCTAAACCGTATATCAGAGATTGGATCAACTATAGTGATGGGTAGGAATGAGGGGCTACACACTTCTGGTCATGGCTATCGTGGAGAGTTG GAGGAAGTACTTAAAATTGTGAAGCCGCAGCATTTTTTACCCATACATGGAGAGCTCGTGTTCTTGAAAGAGCATGAGCTACTTGGGAAATCAACCGGCATTCGACACACCACT GTTATAAAGAATGGAGAGATGCTTGGGGTTTCTCATTTGAGGAATAGAAAAGTTCTGTCTAATGGCTTTAGTTCCCTTGGGAAGGAGAATTTACTG TTAATGTACAGTGATGGTGATAAGGCATTTGGCACATCAACTGAACTTTGTATTGATGAGAGACTAAGAATTGCATCTGATGGCATTATAGTGGTCAG CATGGAAATTTTACGCCCCCAAAAGATTGATGGCATAATTGAGAATAGCTTAAAAGGGAAGATAAGAATCACCACACGGTGCTTATGGCTAGACAAGGGTAAGCTTTTAGATGCACTCCATAAAGCTGCTCATGCTGCACTGTCGAGCTGTCCTGTGAATTGCCCCCTAGCTCACATGGAAAGAACTGTTTCTGAGGTATTGAGGAAGATGGTAAGGAAGTACAGCGGTAAGAGGCCTGAAGTCATCGCGATTGCATTGGAGAACCCTGCAGGAGTTCTCTCTGATGAGCTAAATGAAAAGCTGTCTGGCAACTCCAATGTTGGTTTTGGGATACCGGCAGTCAGAAAAGTAATGGATGGACATCCAAAAAGGAGAGAACCAAACAAGATAAAAGCAGAAAATGACGGTAATCTGCATATAGAGAATACTTCAGAACAAAATTTGATAG TTGGCAATGATGTTGAAACGTTCTTACCTGAGGAAGTGACCACTAGTTCAAGTCCTGACCATGCAGAAAGACATACACACAGTACTGAGGATTCTGATGAATTCTGGAAACCATTCATCAAATCATCTTCACCTATTGACAATTTGGAAAATGATAACAATGGGTTTATCCCAATAGAGGAACATAAGTCGGAACTTAAGAGTGATGATGCTGCAAGCAGTGGAGATGTCTCAGAACTGCCCAGCTCTCAACTGAAGTCGTCAAAGCCTGCCAAACGGAACAAATGGACATCTGAAGAGGTCAAGAAGCTAATTAAAATGCGGGGGGAATTACATAGCCGATTTCATGTTGTGAAAGGGAGAATGGCCCTTTGGGAAGAAATATCTGCTAGCCTGTTGGCTGATGGAATTAGTCGAAGTCCTGTGCAGTGTAAATCCAGATGGGCATCTCTGGTTCAGAAATATGAG GAAATCAGGAGTGAGAAGAAAAGCCATAAAGATTGGCCCTATTTTGAggaaatgaataaaattttatctgATGATTTTGAGGCAGCAGCTACATAA